From the genome of Methanococcoides sp. AM1:
GTTATTGACATTTTTAGCCGTTATTTTTTCTTTGACAGCAGCTGCAAGCGCCGCACCAGATACTGTGGCAGACATAATCAATGATAGTGAAAACCATACTATTCTTGAAGCAGCATTAAATGATACTGGCTTAACGGGAGCTCTCTCAGCAGAAGACGGAAATTTCACAGTATTCGCACCAACAGATGAAGCATTTGCAGCATTACCTGAAGGAACTCTTGATGCATTACTTGCAGATGAAGAGGCTCTTGCAGGTGTACTGACATACCACGTGGTTGCAGGTGAATTCATGGCAGCAGATGTTGTATCAATGGATTCAGCTGAAACTGTCCAGGGAAGTGAAATTACCTTCACTGTAACAGACGATGGTGTAATGGTCAATGATGCAACTGTTGTGATTACAGACATTGAAGCAAGTAACGGGGTCATACACGTCATTGACGCAGTACTGATACC
Proteins encoded in this window:
- a CDS encoding fasciclin domain-containing protein yields the protein MTAAASAAPDTVADIINDSENHTILEAALNDTGLTGALSAEDGNFTVFAPTDEAFAALPEGTLDALLADEEALAGVLTYHVVAGEFMAADVVSMDSAETVQGSEITFTVTDDGVMVNDATVVITDIEASNGVIHVIDAVLIP